From one Caldithrix abyssi DSM 13497 genomic stretch:
- the fbaA gene encoding class II fructose-bisphosphate aldolase produces MAKVLDHVKPGVLTGEEVQTVFKIAKEEGFALPAVNVVGTNSINAVLEAAREVNSPVIIQFSNGGAAFFAGKGLPNDDQQAAIAGAVSGAHHIHQMAKLYGVPVIVHTDHAAKKLLPWVDGLLKANEEYFAQTGKPLFSSHMLDLSEEPLEENVGLSVQYLQRMAKMGMTLEIELGVTGGEEDGVDNTNVDSKKLYTQPEEVAYAYEKLLAVSPNFTIAAAFGNVHGVYKPGNVVLRPVILKNSQDYVKEKFNTGEKPVSFVFHGGSGSSLEEIREAISYGVVKMNIDTDTQWAFWKGVMEYYKKYEGYLQGQIGNPEGEDKPNKKYYDPRKWLREAEKSMIERLKKAFEDLNCVNRN; encoded by the coding sequence ATGGCAAAAGTACTGGATCATGTAAAACCCGGCGTGCTCACCGGCGAAGAGGTACAAACGGTTTTTAAAATTGCTAAAGAAGAAGGATTTGCCTTACCGGCTGTGAATGTGGTGGGAACCAATTCCATAAACGCGGTTCTGGAAGCGGCGCGAGAAGTCAATTCGCCCGTAATTATTCAATTTTCCAACGGCGGCGCTGCATTCTTTGCTGGCAAAGGTCTGCCCAACGACGATCAGCAGGCGGCCATTGCCGGCGCGGTTTCCGGCGCTCATCACATCCATCAAATGGCGAAATTGTACGGCGTGCCGGTGATTGTGCATACCGATCATGCGGCCAAAAAATTACTGCCCTGGGTGGACGGTCTTTTAAAAGCCAACGAAGAGTATTTTGCCCAAACCGGCAAACCGCTTTTCAGCTCGCACATGCTCGATCTCTCCGAAGAGCCGCTGGAAGAAAATGTGGGGCTTTCCGTGCAATATCTGCAGCGCATGGCTAAAATGGGCATGACTCTGGAAATCGAACTGGGCGTTACCGGCGGCGAAGAAGACGGCGTGGATAACACCAATGTGGACAGCAAAAAGCTTTATACTCAGCCCGAAGAGGTGGCTTACGCCTACGAAAAACTGCTGGCCGTCAGTCCTAATTTTACCATTGCCGCTGCTTTTGGCAACGTGCACGGCGTTTACAAACCAGGCAATGTGGTGTTGCGTCCCGTTATCCTGAAAAATTCGCAGGATTACGTCAAAGAAAAATTCAACACCGGTGAAAAACCGGTCAGTTTTGTCTTTCACGGCGGCTCGGGTTCCAGTCTGGAAGAGATTCGCGAAGCCATTTCCTACGGCGTGGTTAAGATGAATATCGACACCGACACGCAATGGGCTTTCTGGAAGGGCGTGATGGAATATTACAAAAAATACGAGGGCTACCTGCAGGGACAGATCGGCAATCCTGAAGGCGAAGATAAACCGAATAAAAAATACTACGATCCGCGCAAATGGCTGCGTGAAGCGGAAAAATCGATGATTGAACGTCTTAAAAAGGCTTTTGAAGATTTGAATTGCGTTAACCGTAATTAA